In Dermacentor andersoni chromosome 4, qqDerAnde1_hic_scaffold, whole genome shotgun sequence, the following proteins share a genomic window:
- the LOC126536504 gene encoding phosphatidylinositol 4-phosphate 3-kinase C2 domain-containing subunit alpha-like isoform X1, whose protein sequence is MTRRNARRRFKVVPRVRASMSLHQEVTTVPSHRFRFIPGRLIRKRPNHHSRKLLEKLEKLVSQVEPDDSPYTGLLISPTLQNNSDETFDVKLKIFAEDLHKPVSFTCPAATRVGYLVDSLKPFLGDSKGSFVFKVTGLDEYLSNETVLSDYEYICACRRLGKTAWLTLISLDSVQRPWTLVTCEECDLDVGGGGESSSSICIGYEDVRERVINFENAAERLIADAEKSPTSASGNGGVDLLASADEVRRAVVDLCVLVGETETADVHRSTLNLINFLREIVFDNRDAVDATRKAFLVSRFVEDIEMALARFLDMHSERRLVEFAVDFLDDRLYRRTYDYAVDSNELFGPRIEMATQLQNWWLNEYDTFTVDCALTYGERLLSHQTTRKVCVTQKLFQCVNFDERVVFKTATIRSLPRETKLYMTLIGHREGVGQVLGWTALNVFADREHFNGGEFLLGLWSTETVSPRGPACASERDKGYLHVSLPYVRNPAALSKSISREPQEAIKKPFHSLSADIQRTLLDLTVNDVSQPLPQSIRDMVWHYRHYLCDFPSLLPHLLRHPACWNAANIDETYMLVRAWCPLSPEEALTLLSATFPDSLVRKYAVRSLQSVGSDELSLYLAQLVESLRFQTWDDSFLAVFLLQRARQSVRLAHQLFWWLTGMINEPLMRNRALVMRKALFFIAGEKVSASLLTQVIIDDMLAETARNIKDASDSQKEEAMRRDLSKLNESLKTLKLRLPLDPAISVESIDIDTCCIFPSKTLPFKLVFRSSEEAAEKIEVIYKAGDDLRQDMLMLNVIRLMDKLWLESGMDMKMLTFKCIATGENRGFVEAVRDVSTLRAIQTAHSGVTGAFNHRTITDWFWKHNPSRAQYQAAVDNFIKSCAGCCVATYVLGVGDRHNDNILLATSGHMLHIDFSKVLGRAETLGGIKRDRAPVALTPDMVYVIRRSAGEAHFVRLCCEAYNVIRRNSNLLLALFSIMKYSGMVDVDRDALAYLHRSMSLDATDEQAARHFEKRIRESVMTLATSFNFFIHNLAVLGAATRGECALKLSFNPRDFSVAAEGRIVQLRVEGIRLRYHPERYYVYVVAVTREFPPTQSVVRTYKQFLELNSKMSKKFPDYAFCPLSRGTVFSSESDESLALRRKRYIQEFLDSVMALPDEVAHYRLMYSFFHPLPRDLELRDKVPITIAT, encoded by the exons CTCGCCGGAGGTTCAAGGTGGTGCCCAGGGTTCGCGCCAGCATGAGCCTACACCAGGAAGTGACGACCGTTCCTTCGCATCGGTTCCGGTTCATTCCGGGCCGGCTCATCCGGAAACGACCGAACCACCACAGCCGGAAGCTGCTTGAAAAGCTCGAGAAGCTCGTTTCGCAG GTGGAGCCAGACGACAGCCCGTACACCGGCCTGCTCATCAGCCCGACGTTGCAGAATAACTCCGATGAAACGTTTGACGTGAAACTCAAGATATTTGCGGAGGATCTTCACAAGCCGGTGTCGTTCACGTGTCCCGCCGCTACTCGGGTCGGCTACCTGGTGGATAGCCTGAAACCTTTCCTGGGAGACTCGAAGGGCTCGTTTGTCTTTAAGGTGACAGGCCTGGACGAGTACCTCTCCAACGAAACTGTTCTTAGTGACTACGAATACATCTGCGCCTGCCGTCGACTAGGGAAAACAGCATGGCTGACGTTGATCAGCCTGGACTCCGTGCAAAGACCATGGACGCTGGTGACTTGCGAAGAGTGTGATTTggacgtcggcggcggcggcgagtcGTCTTCCAGCATCTGCATCGGCTATGAAGACGTCAGGGAACGAGTTATCAATTTCGAGAACGCGGCAGAACGCTTGATCGCCGACGCCGAAAAATCGCCGACGTCCGCGTCGGGGAATGGGGGTGTGGACCTCCTGGCTTCTGCTGACGAGGTCAGGAGGGCGGTGGTGGATCTGTGCGTGCTGGTGGGAGAGACGGAAACCGCAGACGTGCACAGGTCGACATTGAACCTAATAAACTTCTTGCGTGAGATCGTGTTCGATAACAGAGATGCGGTGGACGCCACGAGAAAGGCGTTCCTCGTCAGCCGTTTCGTCGAGGACATCGAAATGGCGCTGGCGAGGTTCCTAGACATGCACTCTGAAAGACGTCTCGTCGAGTTCGCGGTAGATTTCCTCGACGATAGGTTGTACCGCAGGACTTACGACTACGCGGTCGACAGCAACGAGCTGTTCGGACCCCGGATAGAAATGGCGACGCAGCTCCAAAATTGGTGGCTCAACGAGTACGACACGTTCACAGTAGACTGTGCGCTCACGTACGGCGAACGCCTGCTCAGTCACCAGACGACGCGCAAGGTGTGCGTGACCCAAAAGTTATTCCAGTGCGTAAACTTCGACGAGCGGGTGGTGTTTAAGACCGCGACAATCCGATCGCTGCCCCGCGAGACGAAACTGTACATGACTCTAATAGGCCACCGAGAAGGCGTGGGCCAGGTACTCGGATGGACCGCCCTGAACGTCTTCGCTGACAGGGAACACTTCAACGGCGGCGAGTTCCTCCTGGGTCTGTGGTCGACCGAGACGGTGTCACCGCGCGGACCAGCCTGCGCCAGCGAGCGGGACAAAGGTTACCTGCACGTCAGTTTGCCCTACGTCAGAAATCCGGCTGCGCTTTCAAAATCCATATCGCGCGAACCTCAAGAAGCAATAAAGAAACCCTTCCACAGTCTCAGTGCGGACATACAAAGGACTCTACTCGACCTTACGGTGAACGACGTCTCTCAGCCGCTGCCCCAGAGCATTCGCGACATGGTATGGCACTACCGCCATTACCTCTGCGACTTTCCGAGCCTGTTGCCGCACTTACTGCGACACCCTGCCTGTTGGAACGCCGCAAACATCGACGAGACGTACATGCTGGTGCGAGCTTGGTGTCCGCTCAGCCCCGAGGAGGCGCTCACACTTCTCTCCGCAACGTTCCCCGACAGCCTGGTGCGCAAGTACGCCGTGCGCTCCCTGCAAAGTGTCGGCAGCGACGAACTGTCTCTCTACTTGGCTCAGCTGGTCGAGTCCCTGAGGTTCCAAACGTGGGACGATTCCTTCTTGGCTGTCTTCCTATTGCAAAGGGCGCGACAGAGTGTCCGGCTCGCCCACCAGCTATTCTGGTGGCTCACGGGAATGATAAACGAGCCACTTATGCGGAACAGGGCGCTTGTCATGCGAAAGGCGCTATTTTTCATCGCCGGGGAGAAGGTCTCGGCCAGCTTACTCACGCAGGTTATAATCGACGACATGCTAGCGGAGACGGCACGTAATATCAAAGACGCCAGCGACAGCCAGAAGGAGGAAGCCATGCGCCGAGACTTGTCCAAGCTGAACGAATCCTTGAAGACGCTCAAGTTGCGGTTACCTCTGGACCCCGCGATAAGTGTCGAGTCAATCGATATCGACACGTGTTGCATATTTCCCTCAAAGACCCTGCCCTTCAAGCTCGTCTTCAGGTCATCCGAAGAGGCAGCAGAGAAGATCGAGGTCATCTACAAGGCGGGCGACGACCTACGTCAGGACATGCTTATGCTTAACGTGATCCGACTGATGGACAAGCTGTGGCTGGAAAGCGGCATGGATATGAAGATGTTGACTTTTAAATGCATCGCGACGGGCGAAAATCGTGGCTTTGTGGAGGCCGTCCGCGACGTTTCCACGCTCCGAGCCATACAGACGGCACACTCCGGTGTTACAGGGGCCTTCAACCACCGCACGATCACCGACTGGTTCTGGAAGCACAACCCGTCTCGCGCTCAGTACCAGGCGGCAGTAGACAACTTCATCAAGTCttgcgctggctgctgcgtggcCACGTACGTGCTCGGTGTGGGCGACCGGCACAACGACAACATCCTCCTCGCGACCTCTGGCCACATGCTGCATATTGACTTCTCCAAGGTGCTGGGACGCGCCGAGACGCTGGGAGGAATCAAGAGGGACCGAGCTCCGGTCGCGCTCACGCCGGACATGGTGTACGTCATACGCCGGAGCGCCGGCGAGGCCCACTTTGTGCGTCTCTGTTGCGAGGCCTACAACGTGATTCGTCGAAACTCTAACCTCCTGCTGGCGCTCTTCAGCATCATGAAGTACTCGGGCATGGTCGACGTCGACCGTGACGCGCTCGCCTACCTGCACCGGTCCATGTCGCTCGACGCGACCGACGAACAGGCGGCGAGGCACTTCGAGAAACGCATCCGCGAAAGTGTCATGACCCTGGCGACCAGCTTCAACTTCTTCATCCACAATCTCGCCGTGCTCGGTGCGGCCACGCGAGGCGAGTGTGCACTGAAACTGTCGTTCAACCCCCGCGACTTCAGCGTCGCCGCCGAAGGGCGCATCGTGCAGCTGCGCGTCGAAGGGATCCGACTGCGCTACCACCCTGAGCGTTACTACGTGTACGTGGTCGCGGTGACGCGCGAGTTCCCGCCGACCCAGTCGGTAGTGCGCACCTACAAGCAGTTCCTCGAGCTGAACAGCAAGATGAGCAAGAAGTTTCCGGATTACGCCTTCTGCCCGCTCTCGCGGGGCACGGTGTTTAGCTCCGAGAGCGACGAGTCACTGGCGCTGCGGCGCAAGCGCTACATCCAGGAATTTCT
- the LOC126536504 gene encoding phosphatidylinositol 4-phosphate 3-kinase C2 domain-containing subunit alpha-like isoform X2 produces MSLHQEVTTVPSHRFRFIPGRLIRKRPNHHSRKLLEKLEKLVSQVEPDDSPYTGLLISPTLQNNSDETFDVKLKIFAEDLHKPVSFTCPAATRVGYLVDSLKPFLGDSKGSFVFKVTGLDEYLSNETVLSDYEYICACRRLGKTAWLTLISLDSVQRPWTLVTCEECDLDVGGGGESSSSICIGYEDVRERVINFENAAERLIADAEKSPTSASGNGGVDLLASADEVRRAVVDLCVLVGETETADVHRSTLNLINFLREIVFDNRDAVDATRKAFLVSRFVEDIEMALARFLDMHSERRLVEFAVDFLDDRLYRRTYDYAVDSNELFGPRIEMATQLQNWWLNEYDTFTVDCALTYGERLLSHQTTRKVCVTQKLFQCVNFDERVVFKTATIRSLPRETKLYMTLIGHREGVGQVLGWTALNVFADREHFNGGEFLLGLWSTETVSPRGPACASERDKGYLHVSLPYVRNPAALSKSISREPQEAIKKPFHSLSADIQRTLLDLTVNDVSQPLPQSIRDMVWHYRHYLCDFPSLLPHLLRHPACWNAANIDETYMLVRAWCPLSPEEALTLLSATFPDSLVRKYAVRSLQSVGSDELSLYLAQLVESLRFQTWDDSFLAVFLLQRARQSVRLAHQLFWWLTGMINEPLMRNRALVMRKALFFIAGEKVSASLLTQVIIDDMLAETARNIKDASDSQKEEAMRRDLSKLNESLKTLKLRLPLDPAISVESIDIDTCCIFPSKTLPFKLVFRSSEEAAEKIEVIYKAGDDLRQDMLMLNVIRLMDKLWLESGMDMKMLTFKCIATGENRGFVEAVRDVSTLRAIQTAHSGVTGAFNHRTITDWFWKHNPSRAQYQAAVDNFIKSCAGCCVATYVLGVGDRHNDNILLATSGHMLHIDFSKVLGRAETLGGIKRDRAPVALTPDMVYVIRRSAGEAHFVRLCCEAYNVIRRNSNLLLALFSIMKYSGMVDVDRDALAYLHRSMSLDATDEQAARHFEKRIRESVMTLATSFNFFIHNLAVLGAATRGECALKLSFNPRDFSVAAEGRIVQLRVEGIRLRYHPERYYVYVVAVTREFPPTQSVVRTYKQFLELNSKMSKKFPDYAFCPLSRGTVFSSESDESLALRRKRYIQEFLDSVMALPDEVAHYRLMYSFFHPLPRDLELRDKVPITIAT; encoded by the exons ATGAGCCTACACCAGGAAGTGACGACCGTTCCTTCGCATCGGTTCCGGTTCATTCCGGGCCGGCTCATCCGGAAACGACCGAACCACCACAGCCGGAAGCTGCTTGAAAAGCTCGAGAAGCTCGTTTCGCAG GTGGAGCCAGACGACAGCCCGTACACCGGCCTGCTCATCAGCCCGACGTTGCAGAATAACTCCGATGAAACGTTTGACGTGAAACTCAAGATATTTGCGGAGGATCTTCACAAGCCGGTGTCGTTCACGTGTCCCGCCGCTACTCGGGTCGGCTACCTGGTGGATAGCCTGAAACCTTTCCTGGGAGACTCGAAGGGCTCGTTTGTCTTTAAGGTGACAGGCCTGGACGAGTACCTCTCCAACGAAACTGTTCTTAGTGACTACGAATACATCTGCGCCTGCCGTCGACTAGGGAAAACAGCATGGCTGACGTTGATCAGCCTGGACTCCGTGCAAAGACCATGGACGCTGGTGACTTGCGAAGAGTGTGATTTggacgtcggcggcggcggcgagtcGTCTTCCAGCATCTGCATCGGCTATGAAGACGTCAGGGAACGAGTTATCAATTTCGAGAACGCGGCAGAACGCTTGATCGCCGACGCCGAAAAATCGCCGACGTCCGCGTCGGGGAATGGGGGTGTGGACCTCCTGGCTTCTGCTGACGAGGTCAGGAGGGCGGTGGTGGATCTGTGCGTGCTGGTGGGAGAGACGGAAACCGCAGACGTGCACAGGTCGACATTGAACCTAATAAACTTCTTGCGTGAGATCGTGTTCGATAACAGAGATGCGGTGGACGCCACGAGAAAGGCGTTCCTCGTCAGCCGTTTCGTCGAGGACATCGAAATGGCGCTGGCGAGGTTCCTAGACATGCACTCTGAAAGACGTCTCGTCGAGTTCGCGGTAGATTTCCTCGACGATAGGTTGTACCGCAGGACTTACGACTACGCGGTCGACAGCAACGAGCTGTTCGGACCCCGGATAGAAATGGCGACGCAGCTCCAAAATTGGTGGCTCAACGAGTACGACACGTTCACAGTAGACTGTGCGCTCACGTACGGCGAACGCCTGCTCAGTCACCAGACGACGCGCAAGGTGTGCGTGACCCAAAAGTTATTCCAGTGCGTAAACTTCGACGAGCGGGTGGTGTTTAAGACCGCGACAATCCGATCGCTGCCCCGCGAGACGAAACTGTACATGACTCTAATAGGCCACCGAGAAGGCGTGGGCCAGGTACTCGGATGGACCGCCCTGAACGTCTTCGCTGACAGGGAACACTTCAACGGCGGCGAGTTCCTCCTGGGTCTGTGGTCGACCGAGACGGTGTCACCGCGCGGACCAGCCTGCGCCAGCGAGCGGGACAAAGGTTACCTGCACGTCAGTTTGCCCTACGTCAGAAATCCGGCTGCGCTTTCAAAATCCATATCGCGCGAACCTCAAGAAGCAATAAAGAAACCCTTCCACAGTCTCAGTGCGGACATACAAAGGACTCTACTCGACCTTACGGTGAACGACGTCTCTCAGCCGCTGCCCCAGAGCATTCGCGACATGGTATGGCACTACCGCCATTACCTCTGCGACTTTCCGAGCCTGTTGCCGCACTTACTGCGACACCCTGCCTGTTGGAACGCCGCAAACATCGACGAGACGTACATGCTGGTGCGAGCTTGGTGTCCGCTCAGCCCCGAGGAGGCGCTCACACTTCTCTCCGCAACGTTCCCCGACAGCCTGGTGCGCAAGTACGCCGTGCGCTCCCTGCAAAGTGTCGGCAGCGACGAACTGTCTCTCTACTTGGCTCAGCTGGTCGAGTCCCTGAGGTTCCAAACGTGGGACGATTCCTTCTTGGCTGTCTTCCTATTGCAAAGGGCGCGACAGAGTGTCCGGCTCGCCCACCAGCTATTCTGGTGGCTCACGGGAATGATAAACGAGCCACTTATGCGGAACAGGGCGCTTGTCATGCGAAAGGCGCTATTTTTCATCGCCGGGGAGAAGGTCTCGGCCAGCTTACTCACGCAGGTTATAATCGACGACATGCTAGCGGAGACGGCACGTAATATCAAAGACGCCAGCGACAGCCAGAAGGAGGAAGCCATGCGCCGAGACTTGTCCAAGCTGAACGAATCCTTGAAGACGCTCAAGTTGCGGTTACCTCTGGACCCCGCGATAAGTGTCGAGTCAATCGATATCGACACGTGTTGCATATTTCCCTCAAAGACCCTGCCCTTCAAGCTCGTCTTCAGGTCATCCGAAGAGGCAGCAGAGAAGATCGAGGTCATCTACAAGGCGGGCGACGACCTACGTCAGGACATGCTTATGCTTAACGTGATCCGACTGATGGACAAGCTGTGGCTGGAAAGCGGCATGGATATGAAGATGTTGACTTTTAAATGCATCGCGACGGGCGAAAATCGTGGCTTTGTGGAGGCCGTCCGCGACGTTTCCACGCTCCGAGCCATACAGACGGCACACTCCGGTGTTACAGGGGCCTTCAACCACCGCACGATCACCGACTGGTTCTGGAAGCACAACCCGTCTCGCGCTCAGTACCAGGCGGCAGTAGACAACTTCATCAAGTCttgcgctggctgctgcgtggcCACGTACGTGCTCGGTGTGGGCGACCGGCACAACGACAACATCCTCCTCGCGACCTCTGGCCACATGCTGCATATTGACTTCTCCAAGGTGCTGGGACGCGCCGAGACGCTGGGAGGAATCAAGAGGGACCGAGCTCCGGTCGCGCTCACGCCGGACATGGTGTACGTCATACGCCGGAGCGCCGGCGAGGCCCACTTTGTGCGTCTCTGTTGCGAGGCCTACAACGTGATTCGTCGAAACTCTAACCTCCTGCTGGCGCTCTTCAGCATCATGAAGTACTCGGGCATGGTCGACGTCGACCGTGACGCGCTCGCCTACCTGCACCGGTCCATGTCGCTCGACGCGACCGACGAACAGGCGGCGAGGCACTTCGAGAAACGCATCCGCGAAAGTGTCATGACCCTGGCGACCAGCTTCAACTTCTTCATCCACAATCTCGCCGTGCTCGGTGCGGCCACGCGAGGCGAGTGTGCACTGAAACTGTCGTTCAACCCCCGCGACTTCAGCGTCGCCGCCGAAGGGCGCATCGTGCAGCTGCGCGTCGAAGGGATCCGACTGCGCTACCACCCTGAGCGTTACTACGTGTACGTGGTCGCGGTGACGCGCGAGTTCCCGCCGACCCAGTCGGTAGTGCGCACCTACAAGCAGTTCCTCGAGCTGAACAGCAAGATGAGCAAGAAGTTTCCGGATTACGCCTTCTGCCCGCTCTCGCGGGGCACGGTGTTTAGCTCCGAGAGCGACGAGTCACTGGCGCTGCGGCGCAAGCGCTACATCCAGGAATTTCT